In one window of Flavobacterium ginsengisoli DNA:
- a CDS encoding YceI family protein produces MKTTTLLFLLFTAFSVIAQDKFFTNTGTINFEASVPLFEEVRAVNRQVAILLEPKTSTFICTVIIKDFRFKLDLMQEHFNENYMQSNRYPKAVFKGKIEKFDLKDINEVEKQYQIKGKLNLRGKSKEIIVNALIKRVPEGIQVISDFPIAVSDFNISIPTTIAAKIAKTANTELTGVVRSDDTMLTLK; encoded by the coding sequence ATGAAAACAACTACTTTATTATTTTTACTTTTTACTGCTTTTTCTGTCATTGCCCAAGACAAATTTTTTACAAATACAGGGACAATAAATTTTGAAGCGTCTGTTCCGCTATTTGAAGAAGTGAGAGCTGTAAATAGACAAGTTGCCATACTTTTAGAACCTAAAACAAGTACTTTTATCTGTACTGTTATTATCAAAGATTTTCGTTTTAAATTAGATTTGATGCAAGAGCATTTCAATGAAAATTATATGCAAAGCAATCGTTATCCTAAAGCTGTGTTTAAAGGAAAGATCGAAAAATTTGATTTGAAAGATATTAATGAGGTTGAAAAACAATACCAAATAAAGGGGAAGCTTAATTTGCGCGGAAAGTCGAAGGAGATTATCGTAAATGCTTTGATAAAAAGAGTTCCAGAAGGAATTCAGGTTATTTCCGATTTTCCAATTGCAGTATCTGATTTCAATATTAGTATTCCAACTACTATTGCGGCTAAAATTGCAAAAACGGCCAATACAGAACTCACGGGTGTTGTGCGCAGTGATGACACAATGCTAACACTTAAGTAA
- a CDS encoding TetR family transcriptional regulator C-terminal domain-containing protein has translation MATKKKVITKDDIVSKYMDEVLEKGQKPKSVYHFAKENDFTEAEFYTFFGTLEGLEKEIFRLFFENTVNLLHKNEEYQGYDMKNKMLSFYFTFFEILTANRSYVLQSLKIDRNPLKNLVQLTTLRNSFKDYVAEILTDDYRLEQERFQKFQEKTIQESSWLQLMLTIKFWMEDESPAFEKTDIFIEKSVNASFELMNVAPMNHLLDFGKFLFKEKVYSR, from the coding sequence ATGGCGACTAAAAAAAAGGTAATTACCAAGGATGATATCGTTTCAAAATATATGGATGAGGTTCTAGAAAAGGGACAAAAACCAAAATCGGTTTATCATTTTGCCAAAGAAAATGATTTTACTGAAGCTGAGTTTTATACTTTCTTCGGAACATTAGAAGGTTTAGAAAAAGAAATATTTCGACTGTTTTTTGAAAACACAGTAAATCTTCTTCATAAAAACGAAGAATATCAAGGATATGACATGAAGAATAAAATGTTAAGTTTTTATTTTACTTTTTTCGAAATCCTAACAGCAAACAGAAGTTATGTTTTGCAATCGCTTAAAATAGATAGAAATCCGCTTAAAAATTTAGTTCAGTTAACGACGCTTAGAAATAGTTTCAAAGATTATGTTGCTGAAATTTTAACCGACGATTATAGATTAGAACAAGAAAGATTTCAGAAGTTTCAGGAAAAAACGATTCAAGAATCTTCTTGGTTGCAATTAATGCTAACCATTAAATTCTGGATGGAAGATGAATCTCCTGCTTTTGAGAAAACCGATATTTTTATAGAAAAGTCGGTTAATGCCTCATTTGAATTGATGAATGTAGCTCCGATGAATCATTTGCTTGATTTCGGGAAATTTTTGTTCAAAGAAAAAGTATACAGTAGATAA
- a CDS encoding MepB family protein, whose amino-acid sequence MNFTTAPADLLLSKESVYDKAELLLASLQKESESDEYKAHRFLINNKKICYREAKVTPTKTGQFVTLWKRNQTGIIEPFAYSDDIDFVIITVRKDQNWGQFIFPKKIALEKGIFSTQNKEGIRATRVYPPWDETSSKQAQKTQKWQLDYFFLFTNLDDIDLNEIRKIFA is encoded by the coding sequence ATGAATTTTACTACTGCTCCAGCTGATTTGCTATTAAGCAAAGAAAGCGTTTATGATAAGGCTGAATTATTGCTTGCTTCTTTGCAAAAAGAAAGTGAAAGCGACGAATATAAGGCGCATCGTTTTCTAATAAACAATAAGAAGATTTGTTATCGAGAAGCAAAAGTTACTCCAACCAAAACAGGACAGTTTGTTACTTTATGGAAACGCAATCAAACTGGGATCATTGAACCTTTCGCCTATTCTGACGATATAGATTTTGTAATTATCACTGTTCGAAAAGATCAGAATTGGGGACAATTTATTTTTCCAAAAAAGATAGCGTTAGAGAAAGGTATTTTTTCTACCCAAAACAAAGAAGGAATTAGAGCGACAAGAGTATATCCACCTTGGGATGAAACCTCAAGCAAACAAGCTCAAAAAACACAGAAATGGCAATTAGATTATTTCTTTCTTTTTACCAATCTAGACGATATTGATTTAAACGAAATCAGAAAAATATTTGCATAA
- a CDS encoding TIGR01777 family oxidoreductase, whose protein sequence is MAQNVLLTGGTGFIGKYLTDVLIEAGFSVSVLSRSDKKDSARITYYKWDIKKNYIDKNAILNADYIIHLAGEGIVEKRWTKRRKKAIIESRVRPVEMIYSVLEMNNKKLEAFISASGIGIYGAVTSHKICTENTPPADDFLGITCQKWESAADKISSLNIRTVKIRTGIVLGKNEGFLKKMIPTFKSGFGAVLGSGKQYLPWIHVEDLCQIYLKSIEDNQLEGAYNACITDNTTNARFSKTMAKLYDYSIWSPKVPPFVLKILLGQMSVAVLTGQRVSSEKIQKTGFEFQFTDLEKTLINCIK, encoded by the coding sequence ATGGCTCAAAATGTTCTATTAACAGGCGGAACTGGTTTCATTGGAAAATATTTGACAGATGTTCTGATCGAAGCAGGTTTTTCTGTTTCCGTTTTGAGTCGTTCTGATAAAAAAGACAGTGCAAGAATTACTTATTATAAATGGGACATAAAGAAAAACTACATTGATAAAAATGCAATTCTAAATGCCGATTATATCATTCACCTTGCAGGCGAAGGAATAGTAGAAAAAAGATGGACCAAAAGACGCAAAAAAGCTATTATAGAAAGCCGCGTAAGACCAGTAGAAATGATCTATTCTGTTTTAGAAATGAACAATAAAAAACTGGAAGCATTTATTTCTGCTTCTGGCATTGGAATTTATGGTGCTGTTACAAGTCATAAAATCTGTACTGAAAATACTCCGCCAGCTGATGATTTTCTTGGCATTACATGTCAAAAATGGGAAAGCGCTGCCGATAAAATTAGTTCTTTAAATATTCGAACAGTCAAAATTAGGACTGGCATTGTTTTGGGCAAAAATGAAGGTTTCTTAAAAAAAATGATTCCTACTTTTAAGTCCGGTTTTGGTGCCGTATTAGGTTCAGGCAAACAATATCTACCTTGGATTCATGTTGAAGATTTATGTCAGATTTATTTAAAAAGCATTGAAGACAACCAACTTGAAGGCGCCTACAATGCTTGTATTACTGACAATACCACAAATGCTCGATTTTCTAAAACTATGGCAAAACTATACGATTATAGTATATGGTCGCCAAAAGTTCCACCTTTTGTGCTAAAGATTTTACTTGGGCAAATGAGTGTAGCTGTCTTGACAGGACAACGTGTTTCTTCAGAAAAAATTCAGAAAACAGGTTTTGAGTTTCAGTTTACCGATCTAGAAAAGACACTTATAAACTGTATAAAGTAG
- a CDS encoding protease complex subunit PrcB family protein, with translation MKKIMLGLFVAFGFSACSLNDGNNYVDCGSNTVVNFTGFPFSCNYSEKTLQNNPAAIVVGSQEKMNQYFTKHTNNCPVASDPNIDFTKEYLVGLFAGAKPTSGYEIVISSIVENNCEIVVNYYEKTPAVGENVTQTPTYPTNFVLIPKTSKGMIFNKTTENADNIVIGSFNNQCASSDCQKFYQINDYNTLKFLNVGAKQYDFGQYRYTPTIKRGEYTLLLKEVPAEILALKGQTKTYGTPDAGDQGGVYFELRQAGNTTKIYIDNNDTADQSADVKQFKKKIQDKITSLK, from the coding sequence ATGAAAAAAATAATGCTTGGCTTATTTGTAGCCTTCGGATTCAGTGCCTGTTCTCTTAATGATGGAAATAACTATGTAGATTGTGGTTCTAATACTGTTGTAAATTTTACTGGTTTTCCTTTCTCATGTAATTATAGCGAAAAAACATTGCAAAATAATCCTGCCGCAATTGTTGTTGGATCTCAGGAAAAAATGAATCAATATTTTACAAAACATACTAACAATTGCCCTGTTGCAAGTGATCCAAATATTGATTTTACAAAAGAATATTTGGTTGGACTTTTTGCTGGCGCTAAACCTACAAGCGGTTACGAAATTGTAATTAGCTCTATTGTAGAAAACAATTGCGAAATTGTTGTGAACTATTACGAAAAAACTCCGGCTGTTGGCGAAAACGTAACTCAAACCCCAACTTACCCAACTAATTTTGTTTTGATTCCGAAAACATCAAAAGGAATGATTTTCAACAAAACAACAGAGAATGCAGATAATATTGTTATTGGAAGTTTTAACAACCAATGTGCTAGTTCAGATTGCCAAAAATTCTACCAAATTAACGATTACAATACTTTAAAATTCTTAAATGTTGGTGCAAAACAATATGATTTTGGGCAATACAGATATACTCCAACAATTAAAAGAGGCGAATATACTTTACTTTTAAAAGAAGTTCCTGCAGAGATTTTAGCTTTAAAAGGACAAACTAAAACATACGGTACTCCAGATGCAGGAGATCAAGGCGGAGTTTATTTTGAATTGCGTCAAGCAGGAAACACTACAAAAATTTATATAGACAACAATGACACAGCAGATCAAAGTGCTGACGTAAAACAATTCAAGAAAAAGATTCAAGACAAAATTACAAGCTTAAAATAA
- the rmuC gene encoding DNA recombination protein RmuC, whose product MSDYIPFLLGFVVALFMGIYVGRMLSASKFQSEKVISEERLNALNGQLQMQKEQFENEKNNFQKQLQLNIAEKENIRTEKDSLAIQLSKKEVDFENLWERHKEQKSEINELQEKFTKEFENLANKILEEKSAKFTEQNTVNMKNILTPLQDKILVFEQKVEQTHKESIDYHAALRQQIIGLSEMNAQMSKETLNLTKALKGDSKMQGNWGELVLERVLEKSGLEKGREYEVQQSFTNSEGNRVLPDVVINLPDGKKMIVDSKVSLSAYEKWVNEESELLKIEFLKEHVISIKRHVEQLGSKNYHDLYQMESPDFVLLFIPMEPAFAIALNEDPSLYTKAFDRNIVIVTPSTLLATLRTIDSMWTNQKQQENALEIARQAGALYDKFEGFVSDLVRIGNKIKDTKTEYESAMNKLVDGKGNLISSVERLKKMGAKAKKSLPDNIIARAINSDENELLN is encoded by the coding sequence ATGTCTGATTATATACCGTTTTTATTAGGCTTTGTTGTTGCACTTTTTATGGGCATATACGTAGGTAGAATGCTTTCTGCATCAAAATTTCAGTCAGAAAAAGTCATTTCTGAGGAAAGATTGAATGCGTTAAACGGTCAATTGCAAATGCAGAAAGAGCAGTTTGAAAACGAAAAAAATAATTTTCAGAAACAATTGCAGTTAAATATTGCTGAGAAAGAAAACATCCGAACCGAAAAAGATAGTTTGGCAATTCAGCTTTCTAAAAAAGAAGTTGATTTTGAAAATTTATGGGAACGTCATAAAGAACAAAAAAGCGAAATCAATGAACTTCAGGAAAAATTCACTAAAGAGTTTGAAAATCTTGCGAATAAAATCTTAGAAGAAAAATCGGCTAAGTTTACCGAACAGAATACCGTTAATATGAAAAATATCCTAACTCCTTTGCAGGATAAAATTTTGGTATTTGAACAGAAAGTAGAACAAACACATAAAGAAAGTATAGATTATCATGCAGCACTTCGTCAGCAGATTATTGGTTTGAGCGAAATGAATGCGCAAATGAGCAAAGAAACCTTAAATCTTACTAAAGCTCTAAAAGGCGACAGTAAAATGCAGGGAAATTGGGGAGAATTGGTTCTAGAACGTGTTTTAGAAAAATCGGGATTAGAAAAAGGAAGAGAATATGAAGTCCAGCAAAGTTTTACCAATAGCGAAGGAAATCGTGTTTTGCCAGACGTTGTAATTAATCTTCCGGATGGTAAGAAAATGATTGTTGATTCTAAAGTTTCGCTTTCAGCTTACGAAAAATGGGTAAACGAAGAGTCGGAACTTTTAAAAATAGAATTTCTTAAAGAACATGTTATTTCTATAAAAAGGCATGTTGAGCAATTGGGAAGTAAAAACTATCATGATTTGTATCAAATGGAAAGTCCCGATTTTGTACTGCTTTTTATTCCAATGGAACCCGCTTTTGCAATTGCTTTAAACGAAGATCCCTCTTTATATACAAAAGCATTTGATAGAAATATTGTAATTGTTACGCCAAGTACGCTTTTGGCAACTTTACGAACAATTGACAGTATGTGGACGAATCAAAAACAGCAAGAAAATGCGTTAGAGATTGCAAGACAAGCAGGAGCTTTATATGATAAATTTGAAGGTTTTGTGTCCGATTTAGTCCGAATAGGAAATAAAATAAAAGACACTAAAACTGAATACGAAAGCGCCATGAATAAACTGGTTGACGGAAAAGGAAACCTGATTTCGAGCGTAGAAAGATTAAAAAAAATGGGAGCAAAAGCAAAGAAATCGCTTCCAGACAATATTATTGCAAGAGCGATTAATTCAGATGAAAATGAGTTATTGAATTAG
- a CDS encoding VOC family protein — protein MVKFGYTILYVENVEETISFYENAFGFSRKFVTPDNDYGELITGETTLSFASKKLASKNLPDGFIESSLEDKPFAIEIGFITENVPEVLQKATSFGAVIVLEPVEKPWGQVVAYARDLNGFLIEICTEVKS, from the coding sequence ATGGTCAAGTTTGGATATACAATTTTATATGTTGAAAATGTCGAAGAAACTATTTCGTTTTACGAAAACGCATTTGGTTTTTCGAGAAAATTTGTCACCCCAGATAATGATTATGGCGAATTAATTACGGGAGAAACAACACTTTCATTTGCTTCAAAAAAATTAGCTTCAAAAAATTTACCCGATGGTTTTATCGAAAGCAGTTTAGAAGACAAACCTTTTGCCATAGAAATTGGCTTTATTACAGAGAATGTTCCAGAAGTTTTGCAAAAAGCTACTTCTTTTGGAGCTGTTATTGTTTTAGAACCTGTAGAAAAACCGTGGGGACAAGTTGTAGCATACGCAAGAGATTTAAACGGATTTTTGATTGAGATTTGTACAGAAGTAAAAAGTTAA
- a CDS encoding phytoene/squalene synthase family protein, with protein MKSLFDAVSFKCDKLVTKNYSTSFSLAVKMLSPSIRDAIYSIYGFVRFADEIVDSFHEYEKEYLIEDFEKEYYKAMQLGISLNPILNSFQQTVKEYNITDDLVQAFLKSMKMDLIKSNYQTQTEYIDYIYGSADVVGLMCLKVFVSGKEHKYEQLKNEAMRLGSAFQKVNFLRDLKDDNTILNRAYFPSINLNNFNEDSKNQIIKEIEEDFRIAYQGIVKLPIEAKFGVYTAYVYYKKLLQKLKNTPYYEIGNSRIRVSNYTKAGLLAQSFVTYKLKLV; from the coding sequence ATGAAATCACTATTTGACGCCGTTTCTTTCAAATGCGACAAACTGGTAACCAAAAATTACAGCACCTCATTTTCGCTAGCCGTAAAAATGCTTTCTCCAAGCATTCGCGATGCCATTTACAGCATTTACGGATTTGTTCGTTTTGCTGACGAAATTGTAGATTCATTTCATGAGTATGAAAAAGAATATCTTATTGAAGATTTTGAAAAAGAATATTACAAAGCAATGCAATTAGGCATTAGCTTAAATCCGATTTTGAATTCGTTTCAGCAAACTGTCAAAGAATATAATATTACAGACGATTTGGTTCAGGCATTTTTAAAAAGCATGAAAATGGATCTCATAAAATCAAATTACCAAACACAAACCGAGTACATCGATTACATTTATGGTTCTGCCGATGTAGTGGGATTAATGTGTTTGAAAGTTTTTGTTTCTGGAAAAGAGCACAAATACGAACAGCTAAAAAACGAAGCCATGCGTTTGGGATCTGCTTTTCAGAAGGTAAATTTCTTGAGAGATTTAAAAGATGATAATACGATTTTAAATCGGGCCTATTTTCCAAGCATCAACCTGAATAATTTCAATGAAGATTCGAAAAACCAAATCATCAAAGAAATCGAAGAAGATTTTAGAATTGCCTATCAAGGAATTGTAAAATTACCAATCGAAGCAAAATTTGGAGTTTATACTGCTTATGTTTATTATAAAAAACTGCTTCAAAAGCTAAAAAACACACCGTATTACGAGATCGGAAATTCTAGAATTAGAGTTTCTAATTATACCAAAGCGGGACTTTTGGCGCAGTCTTTTGTGACTTATAAATTGAAGTTGGTATAA
- a CDS encoding sterol desaturase family protein — MISFLIFLGVFLFMECVTWLTHKYVMHGFMWYFHADHHQPKYENTFELNDIFFVIFATPSIILFYFGVQGGFNYLFFIACGITLYGACYFLIHDVLIHQRFKWFKNTKNKYLIGLRKAHKIHHKHLQKEKGECFGMLFVPFKYYKM; from the coding sequence ATGATTTCTTTTTTAATCTTTTTAGGCGTTTTTCTTTTCATGGAATGTGTGACATGGCTTACGCACAAATACGTTATGCATGGATTTATGTGGTATTTTCATGCTGACCATCATCAGCCGAAATACGAAAACACTTTTGAGCTCAACGATATTTTCTTCGTCATTTTTGCTACTCCGAGTATTATTTTATTCTACTTTGGCGTTCAAGGCGGATTTAACTATTTGTTTTTTATTGCCTGCGGAATTACCCTTTATGGTGCTTGTTATTTTTTAATTCACGATGTCTTGATTCATCAGCGTTTTAAATGGTTTAAAAACACCAAAAATAAATACCTCATCGGACTTAGAAAAGCACATAAAATACACCACAAACATTTACAAAAAGAAAAAGGAGAATGTTTCGGAATGTTATTCGTACCATTCAAATATTATAAAATGTAG
- a CDS encoding T9SS type A sorting domain-containing protein, with translation MNTLNADVYVVQEVSDDLALEELIKKISINGKTFDKTISTSWSYSFKPLDPYYPPQKLVVIYNTQTTTVKSTKVLFKDLFDQILANTVVLPNYPGTKTPEENDDSFFSSGRLPYLVQVEANIGGIKKEINLIDLHARANSGTDISKYNQRKYDIDYLKDALDTEYPNSNLILLGDFNDDVKAWVGNANTPSSYQKFVEDTTGYNALTLGISQAGAYSFLSSKGFLDHILISDELNEDYIDNSIAVYDPRNFVKNYTTTTSDHGPVIARFYLKEDVLSTPDFGAKNKYFVKAYPNPATDVLNFDIKTAQARDLKIRLYDFNGRAIGNPINVKNESEVSTAVVAVNNLVSGVYFYTVTENNKVIFKDKVIKK, from the coding sequence ATGAACACATTAAACGCAGATGTTTATGTAGTTCAAGAAGTTTCTGATGACTTGGCTCTTGAAGAATTAATTAAAAAAATTAGCATCAACGGAAAAACATTCGATAAAACAATCTCAACTTCTTGGTCGTATTCATTTAAGCCTTTAGATCCTTATTATCCACCACAAAAACTAGTTGTGATTTACAATACACAAACAACTACTGTAAAAAGTACAAAAGTATTGTTTAAAGATTTATTCGATCAAATTCTTGCGAATACGGTGGTTTTACCAAATTATCCAGGAACAAAAACTCCAGAAGAGAATGATGATAGTTTTTTCTCATCGGGACGTCTTCCTTATTTGGTTCAAGTTGAGGCTAATATTGGCGGAATTAAAAAAGAAATTAACTTAATTGATCTTCACGCACGTGCAAACAGCGGAACTGATATTTCAAAATACAATCAGCGCAAATACGATATAGATTACCTTAAAGATGCATTAGATACAGAATATCCAAATTCAAATTTAATTCTTTTAGGAGATTTTAATGATGATGTAAAAGCTTGGGTTGGTAATGCAAATACACCGTCATCTTATCAGAAATTTGTAGAAGATACAACTGGTTATAATGCTTTGACATTAGGCATTAGTCAGGCTGGAGCTTATAGCTTTTTAAGTTCAAAAGGATTTTTAGATCATATTTTAATTTCTGATGAATTGAATGAAGATTACATAGACAACTCAATCGCAGTTTATGACCCAAGAAATTTTGTTAAAAACTATACCACAACAACTTCAGACCACGGACCGGTAATTGCTCGTTTCTATTTGAAAGAAGACGTACTTTCTACACCTGATTTTGGAGCGAAAAACAAATATTTCGTAAAAGCTTATCCAAATCCTGCAACAGATGTTTTAAATTTTGATATCAAAACAGCACAAGCAAGAGATTTGAAAATTAGATTATACGATTTTAATGGACGTGCCATTGGAAATCCAATTAACGTTAAAAATGAATCTGAAGTTAGTACTGCAGTTGTTGCTGTTAATAATCTAGTCTCTGGAGTTTATTTTTACACGGTTACCGAAAACAATAAAGTTATTTTTAAAGATAAAGTGATTAAAAAATAA
- a CDS encoding cryptochrome/photolyase family protein, translating to MTKQKVILFWFRRDLRLEDNTGLFHALQSDFPVVPLFIFDDDILEHLPKNDARVTFIYDSLEKINTELSKLDSSILIKKGKTKDVWKSLIEEFDIQSVFFNKDYEPFAIKRDSLISSLLKENDIESFFFKDHVIFEEKEITKADGLPYTVYTPYKNKWLEKYHLSGSAPEYDSASYQSNFAKNKFKFPELAEIGFERSAIKVLPHNLTQIANYKETRDFPALDSTSYLSPHLRFGTVSIRKLVNWANRKNQTFLSELIWREFFIQILFSFPNCVNHNFKSNYDEIQWRNNEEDFKRWCSGTTGYPMVDAGMRQLNETGYMHNRVRMVVASFLCKHLLINWQWGEAYFAEKLLDFELASNVGNWQWAAGTGCDAAPYFRVFNPEIQQKKFDEKGEYIRKWIPEFDFGYNEPMVDHAFARDRAISTYKAGILK from the coding sequence ATGACAAAACAAAAAGTTATTTTATTTTGGTTTAGACGCGATTTGCGTTTAGAAGATAATACAGGTTTATTTCATGCCTTGCAATCAGACTTTCCTGTTGTTCCTCTTTTTATTTTCGATGATGATATTTTAGAACATCTTCCAAAAAATGACGCCAGAGTAACTTTCATTTATGATTCACTCGAAAAAATAAATACAGAATTAAGCAAATTAGATTCTTCCATTTTAATCAAAAAAGGAAAAACAAAAGACGTTTGGAAATCACTCATTGAAGAATTTGACATTCAATCTGTTTTCTTCAATAAAGATTATGAACCTTTTGCCATTAAACGTGATAGCTTAATTTCATCTTTATTAAAAGAAAATGACATTGAATCTTTCTTTTTTAAAGATCATGTAATCTTCGAAGAAAAAGAAATCACAAAAGCAGACGGACTTCCATATACCGTTTACACGCCTTATAAAAACAAATGGCTGGAGAAATATCATCTTTCAGGCTCAGCACCAGAATACGATTCGGCTTCATATCAGTCTAATTTTGCGAAGAATAAATTCAAGTTTCCTGAATTAGCCGAAATCGGTTTTGAAAGAAGCGCTATAAAAGTACTTCCACACAACTTAACTCAAATTGCTAATTATAAAGAAACGAGAGATTTTCCAGCTTTAGACAGTACTTCATATCTTTCTCCACATTTGCGTTTTGGGACAGTGAGTATTCGAAAATTAGTAAATTGGGCAAACAGAAAAAATCAGACTTTTTTGAGTGAATTAATCTGGAGAGAATTCTTCATTCAGATTCTGTTTAGTTTTCCGAATTGTGTTAATCATAATTTCAAGTCCAATTATGACGAAATTCAATGGCGAAATAATGAGGAAGATTTCAAACGCTGGTGTTCGGGAACAACAGGCTACCCAATGGTTGATGCCGGAATGCGCCAATTAAATGAGACTGGTTATATGCACAATCGTGTCCGTATGGTTGTGGCAAGTTTTCTTTGCAAACATTTACTCATCAATTGGCAATGGGGCGAAGCTTATTTTGCAGAAAAACTTCTAGATTTCGAATTGGCATCAAACGTAGGAAACTGGCAATGGGCAGCAGGAACAGGTTGCGACGCAGCGCCTTATTTTAGAGTTTTCAATCCCGAGATACAACAAAAGAAATTTGATGAAAAAGGAGAATATATTAGAAAATGGATTCCTGAGTTTGATTTTGGTTATAATGAACCAATGGTTGATCATGCCTTTGCTAGAGATCGTGCGATTTCTACTTACAAGGCTGGGATTTTGAAATAA
- a CDS encoding SRPBCC family protein, which yields MKLYKITTVQHINASAEDCWDFFSSPKNLQTITLDNMNFQIQDYDGKRMYQGQIITYTLKPLFGIKMSWVTEITACQENEYFVDIQQFGPYKLWHHKHFFEPTTDGGTKMTDIVHYALPFGILGRIMNRLVVKNKLKSIFDYRFNKIEELFNLKK from the coding sequence ATGAAATTATACAAAATAACAACCGTACAACATATCAATGCAAGCGCAGAAGATTGCTGGGATTTCTTCTCAAGTCCGAAAAATTTGCAAACCATTACACTCGATAACATGAATTTCCAAATTCAGGATTATGATGGAAAACGTATGTATCAAGGACAGATTATCACTTATACCTTAAAGCCACTTTTCGGAATCAAAATGTCTTGGGTTACCGAAATTACAGCTTGCCAAGAAAACGAGTATTTTGTAGACATTCAGCAATTCGGGCCTTATAAACTATGGCATCACAAACATTTCTTTGAACCAACAACAGATGGCGGAACCAAAATGACAGATATTGTTCATTACGCTCTCCCTTTTGGAATTTTAGGCAGAATCATGAATCGCTTGGTTGTAAAAAACAAATTGAAAAGCATTTTCGATTATAGATTTAATAAAATCGAAGAATTATTTAATTTGAAAAAATAA
- a CDS encoding RNA polymerase sigma factor: protein MKNEDDAKDVFQEAFVIAFQKISQYKFEGSFEGWLKRIFINKLIETLNKKKKESFYLDVFDPDTDFIEEEELEVIPLEQEKLLEYIRDLPDQYRTVFNLYVFEKMKHREIAELLKISEGTSKSNLNRAKHILQKRILSIKNFKTA from the coding sequence ATGAAGAACGAAGATGATGCGAAAGATGTTTTTCAGGAAGCTTTTGTAATTGCCTTTCAGAAAATAAGCCAGTATAAGTTTGAAGGAAGTTTTGAGGGCTGGCTAAAACGGATTTTTATAAACAAACTCATCGAGACTTTAAATAAGAAGAAAAAAGAAAGTTTCTATTTGGATGTTTTTGATCCTGACACCGATTTTATAGAAGAAGAGGAATTAGAAGTTATTCCGCTAGAACAGGAAAAACTACTAGAATACATTCGGGATTTGCCAGATCAATATCGGACGGTTTTTAACTTGTATGTATTTGAAAAAATGAAACACAGAGAAATCGCCGAACTACTAAAGATCTCCGAAGGGACATCAAAATCAAATCTAAATCGCGCCAAACATATATTACAAAAGCGAATTTTGAGCATAAAAAATTTTAAAACAGCATGA